A single Stigmatopora argus isolate UIUO_Sarg chromosome 7, RoL_Sarg_1.0, whole genome shotgun sequence DNA region contains:
- the LOC144077028 gene encoding serine protease inhibitor Kazal-type 1-like: MTGRILLLGFLLVCVVAGIKASEGVLACSPEESDSNCPKIFEPVCGSDRITYPNRCVLCSKIPPVQIAYDGPCIE, translated from the exons ATGACTGGGAGAATTCTTCTTTTGGGCTTTCTGCTCGTCTGTGTCGTTGCAG gCATAAAGGCATCAGAG GGTGTCTTAGCATGTTCCCCTGAGGAGTCTGATTCCAATTGTCCTAAAATCTTTGAGCCCGTGTGCGGTTCTGATAGAATAACATACCCCAATCGGTGTGTTCTTTGTTCCAA GATTCCACCGGTTCAGATTGCCTACGACGGACCATGCATCGAATAG
- the LOC144077027 gene encoding putative pancreatic secretory proteinase inhibitor — translation MLMFYFKDPFLLTFPAKATPRTPYCQNTDPGMLMACPFNLAPVCGSDGNTYANECILCVHRQKTQVDVLIHHDGTCEPDSQL, via the exons ATGCTGATGTTCTATTTCAAAGACCCATTTCTTCTTACTTTCCCAGCTAAAGCAACCCCGAGAAcg CCATATTGTCAAAATACTGATCCTGGGATGCTTATGGCATGCCCCTTCAACCTAGCCCCCGTGTGTGGTAGTGATGGCAACACATATGCCAACGAGTGTATCCTTTGTGTACACAGACA GAAAACTCAGGTGGATGTTTTAATTCATCACGATGGAACCTGTGAGCCCGATTCACAGCTATGA